From the genome of Ictalurus punctatus breed USDA103 chromosome 28, Coco_2.0, whole genome shotgun sequence, one region includes:
- the derl2 gene encoding derlin-2, protein MAYQTFQQEYLQIPVVTRTYTTACVLTTAAVQLELITPFQLYFNPDLILKQYQVWRLVTNFLFFGPVGFNFLFNMIFLYRYCRMLEEGSFRGRTADFVFMFLFGGLLMTIFGMFVSLVFLGQAFTIMLVYVWSRRNPNVRMNFFGLLNFQAPFLPWVLMGFSLLLGNSIIVDLLGIAVGHVYFFLEDVFPNQPGGSRWLRTPSFLKMLFDTPEEDPNYNPLPEDRPGGFPWGEGQRLGG, encoded by the exons ATGGCTTACCAGACATTCCAGCAGGAATATTTACAGATCCCAGTGGTTACAAGGACGTACACAACGGCCTGTGTGCTCACTACAGCGGCTGTT CAATTAGAGCTCATTACGCCTTTCCAGCTGTACTTCAACCCTGATTTGATATTAAAGCAATACCAG GTATGGCGGCTCGTGACCAACTTTCTGTTCTTCGGCCCCGTCGGCTTCAACTTCTTGTTCAACATGATCTTTTT ATACCGCTACTGTCGAATGCTGGAGGAGGGCTCGTTCCGGGGCAGAACCGCTGACTTTGTCTTCATGTTCCTGTTTGGCGGTCTACTCATGACC ATATTTGGCATGTTTGTGAGTCTTGTGTTCCTGGGCCAGGCGTTCACTATCATGCTCGTGTACGTGTGGAGCAGACGGAACCCCAACGTGCGAATGAACTTCTTCGGCCTGCTCAACTTCCAAGCCCCTTTCCTGCCGTGGGTCCTCATGGGATTCTCCCTGCTCCTGGGCAACTCCATCATCGTAGACCTTTTAG GCATTGCAGTCGGGCATGTGTATTTCTTCCTGGAGGATGTATTTCCCAACCAACCCGGTGGAAGCAGATGGCTAAGAACTCCTTCTTTTCT TAAAATGCTGTTTGACACACCAGAGGAAGATCCCAACTACAACCCCCTCCCAGAGGATCGCCCAGGAGGGTTTCCCTGGGGCGAGGGCCAGCGTCTAGGGGGTTAA